TTCCCAAATTCCAGCGGCACGATGAGCGTTTCCGGACGCGCAACGGCGGCGCGTGCCAGGATCTCGCCCTGCGTTCCCGCAACGAACGACTGTCCCCAGAATTCGATGCCATCGCCCCCTGCCGGACGTTCCAGCCCGATCCGGTTGACAGCGGCGACGTAACAGCCGTTGGCGATCGCGTGGGCGCGCTGGATCGTCTCCCATGCCTGATGCTGGTGGGCTCCGTGGGCGGCCTTCTCCGAGGGATGCCATCCGATGGCGGTCGGATACAGCAACACCTCCGCACCATGCAGGGCGGTGAGGCGGGCGGCTTCCGGGTACCACTGATCCCAGCAGATCAACACCCCGACCACGCCGTGGTGGGTGCGCCAGGCCCTGAATCCCAGGTCGCCGGGCGTGAAGTAGAACTTCTCGTAGAACAGCGGGTCGTCCGGAATGTGCATCTTCCGGTACAAGCCCAGCAACGTGCCATCGGCATCAATGACGACCGCGGTGTTGTGATAGAGACCGGGGGCGCGCTTTTCGAACAGTGAAGCGACCACCACCACCTCCCGTTGCCGCGCCAGCTTCTGGAAGGCGCGTGTGCTGGGGCCGGGGATCGGCTCGGCGAGGTCGAACCAGGCGTGGTCCTCGGTTTGGCAGAAGTATTCCGAGGCGAACAATTCCTGGGTGCACAGGATCCGGGCGCCGTCGCGGGCCGCCCGGTCGGCGGCCTCCAGGGCCGTGGCCAGGTTTTCGCGGGGGTCGGGCGTGCAGGCGTGCTGCAGGAGGGCGAGGGGAACCGATCGGCTGGCGTTGAGGGCCTTGCGGGGCTTCATGGAGCATGGGATTTGATCCGGTCAAAAAGGCTGCTGGCCCGGCTGACCGGGGGACCCGGCTGACCCATCCGGCTGGTGGCGCCCCGGGTCGCGTCGGATGCCCCGGTGACCTCCTCCTGAAACAGGTCCCGGATGAACTTGCCCAGTGTCTCGTTGGTGGGGCCGTAGCCGCGGTGGTAGATGAAGAACTCCAGGTCGTACAGCAACTCGTCCGCGGACTGGTAACGCGCTGAAGGCTCCTTCTGAAGCACCTTTTGCAGGATTTGATCCAGGCGGGTCTCCAATTCCGGCATGAGCCGGGTGAACGCGGGCACCGGCATGGTGAGCACCCGCTGCCGGGACTCCTCGGCGTTCTGGCCGCGGAAGATGTTTTGTCCGGCGAGCAGCTGGCTCAGGACGATTCCCGCGGAGAACAGGTCCGACCGCCGGTCGGTGACGCGGAAATCCGCCTGCTCCGGGCTCATGTATTCCGGCTTGCCGGCCACCTCTTCGCCTTCCTTGTCCTTCAGGAAGCCCGCCGCCTTGGCCACGCCAAAATCGGTGAGCTTCACGTCGCCCTCGAACGCGATCAGAATGTTTTTTGGGTTGATGTCCCGGTGCACGATTCCCAGCGGCTGGGCGTCGCGGTCGCGTTTGGCATGGGCGTAGGCGAGTCCGCGGGCCACGCGGCTGACGATGAACACCGCCAGTTCGACGGGCAGGCGCCGTCCGCACGCCTCAAGACGCAGCAGGAACTGTTCGAGATTCACCCCCCGGATGAGCTCCATGCAGATGAAGTAGTTCCCGCCCGACTCCCCGAGGTGGTAGGTCTGGACGATGTTGGTGTGGATCAGATCCGACACCAGGCGCGCTTCGCCGATGAAGTTGGCGATGAACTCCGGCTGGCGGGCGTACTGGGAGCGGATGACCTTGATGGCCACCCGCTTGGCGAATCCTTGCGCCCCGTGCTGGAGCGCTTCGTAGACGACGCCCATGCCACCCAGATAAATCTGGTGCAGGATCTCGTAGCGGAATTCGCCGCTGATGATCTTCAGCTCGGGCACCGCGGAATCCTGCGAGCGGCCGGCCCTGGCGGTCAAGGCGCCGGGATGCGGAATCCGGGACGGGCCGCGATCCGGATTTCCCCGGGCCGTGATCTGGTGTTGGCTCGTCGCGACATGTCGCAAGAGGTCATCCGCGTCGTGGGGGCGCGGCAGCACAACCTGAAGAACCTGACCGTGGAGATCCCCCGCAACCGGTTGGTGGTGCTCACCGGCCCGAGCGGCTCCGGGAAATCGTCCCTGGCCTTTGACACCCTGTATGCCGAGGGGCGCCGCAAGTATGTCGAGTCGCTCTCGGTTTACGCGCGACAGTTCCTCGACCAGATGGAGAAGCCCGATGTGGATCACATCGAGGGCCTGTCGCCGTCCATTGCGATCGAGCAGCGCGGCAGTGCGGCCAACCCGCGGTCCACCATTGCCACCACCACCGAGATCTACGATCACTTGCGCCTGCTCTATGCGCACCTCGGACGTGCCCATGATCCGGAGTCCGGGGAGCCCATGGTCCGGGAGACCACCGACGACATCGCCGCGGCCATTCTGGGCATGGCGGCCGGGACGCGCGTCATGCTGCTGGCGCCGGTGGTGTCCGGAAAACAGGGGGAGTTCCGCGACGTCCTTGAGCGCCTGGCCCGGGAGGGGTTTGTGCGTGCGCGTGTGGATGGCGCCTTCGTCGAACTGGCCGCCGGGCGGCCCGTCCGGCTGGATCCGGCCGGGGTGCATTCGGTGGACGCCGTCGTGGACCGTCTGGTGATCGCCACGGGGTTGCGACCCCGCCTGATGGACTCGCTCGAGACGGCGTTGAAATGGGGGGATGGGGTGGTGACGGTGCTGCATCAGCCGCCGGGTTCCCGCGGGACACCCGGGGCCGCCGCTTCGGACGCCTGGGAGGAACGCCGGCATTCCATCGGGATGCGGTCGCCCCGGACCGGTCGCGTCCATGAGCCGGCGACGGCCCAGCATTTCTCGTTCAACTCGCCCAAGGGCGCGTGCCCGGTGTGTCACGGGCTGGGGCAAAAGATGGTCTTCGATGCAGCGCTGGTCGTGCCGGATGATTCCAAATCGCTCGCCGACGGCGCGGTGCATCCCTATCGCCGTCTTGGGGGCCGTCGTCTGGCGGGCTACTACCAGGGCGTGCTGAAAGGGCTGGCCGCGAAGGACGGTGTCTCAATGGACGAACCGTGGCGCGTCCTGCCCGAACTGTTCCGCCACCGGGTCCTGTACGGCACGGACGGGGAGGCGGTGGACTTTTGGTTCAAGCATGGCGGCGTGCCACGCAAGACCACCAAATCCTTTGAGGGGGTGCTGCCGCATCTGGAACGGCTCCGCGGGGAGAGCGGCAGCGAGGCGACTCGCAACCGCCTCAAGGCCTACATGACCCTTCACCCCTGCGACGCCTGCGACGGCCGGCGCCTGCGCCCGGAATCGCTCGCCATCACGCTCGGGGCGAGGACCGAGGCCGGTGCGGGCGCCATGTCCGGCGCCAGTGGACCGGCGATTCCTGGTCTGAACATCGCCCAAC
Above is a genomic segment from Verrucomicrobiia bacterium containing:
- a CDS encoding carbon-nitrogen hydrolase, translating into MKPRKALNASRSVPLALLQHACTPDPRENLATALEAADRAARDGARILCTQELFASEYFCQTEDHAWFDLAEPIPGPSTRAFQKLARQREVVVVASLFEKRAPGLYHNTAVVIDADGTLLGLYRKMHIPDDPLFYEKFYFTPGDLGFRAWRTHHGVVGVLICWDQWYPEAARLTALHGAEVLLYPTAIGWHPSEKAAHGAHQHQAWETIQRAHAIANGCYVAAVNRIGLERPAGGDGIEFWGQSFVAGTQGEILARAAVARPETLIVPLEFGKLDVTRTHWPFLRDRRVDAYDGLTQRYLGSPTPDTAPARRGRQPVPGSRG
- a CDS encoding serine/threonine protein kinase — protein: MPELKIISGEFRYEILHQIYLGGMGVVYEALQHGAQGFAKRVAIKVIRSQYARQPEFIANFIGEARLVSDLIHTNIVQTYHLGESGGNYFICMELIRGVNLEQFLLRLEACGRRLPVELAVFIVSRVARGLAYAHAKRDRDAQPLGIVHRDINPKNILIAFEGDVKLTDFGVAKAAGFLKDKEGEEVAGKPEYMSPEQADFRVTDRRSDLFSAGIVLSQLLAGQNIFRGQNAEESRQRVLTMPVPAFTRLMPELETRLDQILQKVLQKEPSARYQSADELLYDLEFFIYHRGYGPTNETLGKFIRDLFQEEVTGASDATRGATSRMGQPGPPVSRASSLFDRIKSHAP